A segment of the Streptomyces sp. Tu 2975 genome:
CCTGCTGTGCCGTCGGCAGCAGCGCGACGAGCGGGTCCCGCATCAGCAACCAAAGGCAGGCGAGTACCCCGGTGATGGCGACGTCGACGGTCAGCACGCCCAACACCCCGTGCGTCACCTCCCCGTAGCCCATCGCGTCGGGAAGGAGACTCGCCGCGAAGTACGTGGTGTCCGGTGCGAACGACCCGAGGACGAGTGCCGACGCGTACAGCCGACCGCGCGCTGTCCCGTTCCTCCGCAGACCCGGCAGCACCGCCGCGGCGTGACTGATGGTGAACGGCATGGCGACGCCCCCTGTGGCCGGTGTTGATCAGTGGGCCCAGTATGCGTGATGCCCTGCGGCGATGGGCGTCCGGAATCCGGCGACGAGCAGGAGGTGGCGAAGTAGTGAAAACCGGTCAGTGCACGGTGTCCCGATGTCTCAAGGTGCACTAGGGTCACGTGAGTCCGCGCTGGGGAGCGCGTACAGCAGCTGATGGGGAGGGGACAGACGTATGGCAGCGCAATTCGGCCGCCGGCTGCGCAGGGGGGCGACGACGACGGCGGTTGCCGCCGCTGCCGTGGCCGCACTCTCGGCGTCACAGGCGCCCGGAGTCACGTCCGCCGTCTCGGGCACCGGGCAGGAGGCGTCGGACGCGGCCCCGCCGCCCGGAACACCGGTGACCGGAAACTCCCCGTACTACACGGACCTCCCGCCGCTGAACACACCCGACAAGCCCGGCACTTCGGGCGATCTGCCGGAACTCGGCGTGGGTGAGGCCGGTATACCCGCATCCGTCCTCGCCGCCTACAAGCAGGCCGAGCAGACCATCGCCGCGTCCGACCCGGCCTGCCGGCTGCCCTGGCAGCTGCTCGCCGCCATCGGCAAGGTCGAGTCGGGGCAGGCCAGGGGCGGCAGGGTCGACGCGAACGGCACGACGCTCACCCCGATCCTCGGCCCCGTCCTCAACGGTGTCGGCTTCGCGAACATCTCCGACTCCGACAACGGCGCCTACGACGGCGACAAGGTGCACGACCGTGCCGTCGGGCCGATGCAGTTCATCCCGCAGACGTGGGCGACCTGGGGCCAGGACGCCAACGCCGACGGCCGCAAGGACCCCAACAACATCTACGACGCGGCGCTCGCCGCGGGCCGCTATCTGTGTGCCAACGGCCGCGACCTCGGCAACAAGGACGACCTCGACCAGGCGATCCTCGGCTACAACCACTCGCGGGAATACCTGCGCACGGTGCTGTCCTGGTTCGAGTACTACAAGCGCGGCGCCCACCAGGTCCCCGACGGGGCGGGCGTTCTGCCGGTGGGCGACGGTCCCGACAGCTCGGGCCCGCTGCCGACGCCGAGGCCCACCCCTACGCCGGGCCCGTCGACTCCCACGCCGAAGCCGACGCCGAGCCCCACGCCGGGCCCGTCGACTCCCACCCCCACGCCGACGCCCACGCCGACGCCCACGCCGACCCCGCCTCCGACGGCCACTCCGGCCCCCGCTCCCGTGAGCCGTATCGAGGACGCCGGCACCGGGCCGCTGACGGCCGTGGCCGGGCGGAAGTTCACCGAGCGGGTCACGGTCCGCGCCGAGAACGCGAAGGGGAAGCCCGTCGTCAAGGTGGCGGTCCGGTTCATGATCGTCGGTGACACCGACACCCGATTCGCCGATGGCCGGACCGAGGCGGTCGTGGCCACAGGGGCGGACGGCACGGTCAGCGCCCCGGCGCTGGTCGCGGGGGAGAGGACCGGTGCCTTCACGGTGCGGGCCACCGTCGTCGAGCGCTCCCTGCCCGGCGTCGAGTTCAAGGCCACGGTCACCGAGCGGGAAGCGGACAGCATCGTCCGGACCGATACCACGATCCTGACGGCCACCGCCGGTGGTGAGTTCGCGGACGTCATCCGCGTCAGGGCCGCATGCGACGGAGTCGCCGCCTCCGGTGTCGCGGTCTCCGCCACGATGATCGCGTCCAAGGAGACCGGGGCGGAGAACGACAAGGGGCCGTACTTCAAGAAGTCCGACGGCACGGTCGTCCGCACTCTGACCGGCCTCCGCACCGGCGCCGACGGCATGCTCGAGCTTCCGAAGGTCTTCGCCGACGACAACCAGGGCACCTTCGTCCTCCGGCTCACCGCTCCCGGCGGCGGCAGCCTGGACATCGAACTGCAGGTGACGGCACCGGCGAGCACCACCCCGTCGCCCTCCCCGTCGCCGACCCCCTGACCGAGGGCTGTGCCCGCACCGCCCCTGCCCCGCCCGCCGGGACAGGGGCGGTGCTGTGTGTTCTCTTCTTCCGGTCACGTTGCTACGGTGCCCACACCTGACGACCTATCAGATCTGTTCCGGGAGGCCGAGCATGCGCGCCCTCGTCGCCGCCGCCGTCGGACTCGCCGCCGCCCTCGCCCTCGTGCTCACCGTCACGGCGATCGGCGCACCGGCCGGCGAGACCTCGCCGGAGCCGCTGCTGACGACCGTCCCCGGCCCCAAGGACTGAGGGACGCCATGCGCAGCAGAGCCGGTCTCGTACTCGTCGCCCTGGCGGTCTTCTTCGCCGCCCTGTCCCCGCTGCTGCGCTGGTACGCCTTCCCCCGGCTCGCCAAGATCCCCGCCGGCCAGTACCAGGAGATGGTGCTCGAGGCGAAGCCCGCGACGCTCCTCGACTACAGCACCCTCGAGGCGAAGAAGGTCGAGAAGGTCACCATCGTGCAGACCCTCAAGGGCAACGTGGAGGAGTCCGAGCGGATCGAACGCACCGCGGGCCGCGACGTCGTCGTCTGGGACTCCCTCTCCTACATCCAAGGGCCCGACGGCGCGATGGTGTCGCAGATCCCCGAGCGCTACATCTTCGACGCGCACACCCAGGAGCCGGTGCACGCCACCGGCGAGTCCGTCGACGGCGACGCGGTGCGGCGCGAGGGCATCGAGTTCAAGTGGCCGTTCCTCACCGAGAAGCGGGACTACGTGTACTTCGACGCCCAGGCCCGGACATCCGCCCCCATCCACTACAAGGGCACCCGGGAGTTCCGCGGTCTGGAGGTGTACTACTTCGAGCAGACCATCCCCTGGACCAAGGTGCCCTACCCGAAGCGGATGCCCATCCCCGGAATCGACGCGACCACCCTCGAGAAGCAGACCGGCACCACCCGCTGGTACACCACCAAGCGCATGTTCTGGGTGGAACCAGTCACCGGAGCGCCCGTGAACGGCGAGGAGATCCACCGGGAGGAACTGCGCGGCGGCTCCCTGCTCGGTGGGCGCGACAAGGTCACCGCCTTCGCCGGGCATGTGAAGATGCGCCCCGACTACGTCGACTCCACAGTCGAGCTGGTCACCTCCCAGCGCCGTACGGTCCTGCTCATGACCTCCCACCTCCCGTGGGGGTTCCTGGTCGCAGGCCTTGGACTGCTGGCCCCGGCCCTGTGGCTGGAGGCACGCCGCCGCCCCGGCCCTGCGGGCGTCGCACCCGCTCCGGAACCGCTCAGGGCCTGAGCTGTACCGAACCGCTCAGGGTCTGAGCCGCGCCTTCGTGTGCCGCGTCGGTTCCGCCGTCGCCGGATCCTCGGGCCAGGGATGCTTCGGATAACGGCCGCGCAGCTCCGCCCGCACCGCCCGGTAGCCCTCACGCCAGAACGAGGCCAGATCCGCGGTGACCGCCGCCGGCCGGCCGGCGGGGGAGAGGAGGTGCACCACCACAGGTACACCGGCGACCTCAGGCGTCTCGCGCAGCCCGAACAGTTCTTGGAGCTTCACCGCGAGCACCGGCTGCTCCCCGCCGTACTCGACCCGTATCCGGGACCCGCTCGGCACCTCGATCCTCTCCGGCGCGAGCTCGTCCAGCCTGGCCGCGTCGCCGGTCGCCCACGGCAGCAGCCGCTGCAATGCCTGACCGGCCTGGATGCGGCCGAGGTCCGCCCGCCGCCGGGCGCGGGACAGCTCCGGCTCCAGCCACTCATCGGCCCGATCGAGCAGCTCTGCGTCCGACACGTCCGGCCACGGCGCGCCCAGCACCCTGTGCAGGAAGGCGAGCCGCTCGCGCAGCCCGTGCGTCTCGCGCGTCCAGTGCAGCAGCCCGAGCCCTTCCCGCCGCAGGCCCTCCAGCAACGCCTCTCGCACCAGCCCGGGGTCGGGCGTGCTCAAGGGGCGTACGGACAGCTCGACCGCACCCAGGCGCTCCACGCGCCGGGCCACCACGTCACCGTCCTCCCAGTGGACATCCTCGCTCCGGGACAGAAGGTGGGAGGCGGCGTGGCGGGCGCCGTCCTCGTCGAGGACGGCGGCGAGCCTGATCCGCGCGGACACGGCGGTGGCGGGGCGGTCGGCGACGGCGACCGCCAGCCAGGGGGCGTCGCGCACAGCCGATCCCGCGTCGAGCAGGCCTCCGGTGCCGGAAGCCATCAGATACGCCCCGTCCCCGCGCCGCCGCGCCACCCGCTCAGGGAACGCGAGCGCGGCGACGAGCCCCGCGACGGCGTCGTCGCCGGACGGTCCCGCCGGGTGCCCCGTGCCGCCGCCGAGTGACGACTCCAGCCGGCGGATCTCCGCACGCCACCGTGCTCCGTACGCGTCGTTGCCGCGCCGGGCCGCTCGCCAGGCGCCGGCCAGGTCGTCCCCGTACTCCCGCGGCGGTTCGTCGCTCAGCAGCGCCACCACCTCGGCCGCGCGCCGGGCGCCCACCTGGGCGGAGCCGTCGAGGAGGGCCCGGGCCAGCCGCGGATGCACGCCCAGCCGCGACATCCGGGAGCCACGGCCGGTGGCCCTGCCCGACGCGTCGACCGCGCCGATCGCGGCCAGCACCGAGCGCGCGGCGGCCATTGCGCCCGGCGGAGGAGCGTCCAGGAGTGCCAGACCGGCGGCTGCCGGGTCGCCCCAGCACGCCACGTGCAGGGCGAACGCCGTCAGATCCGCGACCTTGATCTCCGGGGCGGGGAAACGCGGAAGCCGGGTGTCCTCCGCCTCCGTCCAGCAGCGGTACACCGCGCCGGGCCCCTCGCGGCCGGCCCTGCCCGCCCGCTGGCGACCGGAAGCCTGCGAAGCCCGCACGGTCGTGAGGGCGCTCAGGCCCCGCGCGTGGTCCGTGCGTGGCTCACGCGCCAGCCCGGAGTCCACGACGACGCGCACTCCCGGCACGGTCAGGGACGATTCGGCCACCGACGTCGCGAGGATCACCCGGCGGGCGTCACCGCCGGAGAGCACCGCGTCCTGGACGGCCGTCGGCGCCCGGCCGTGGACCTGGAGGACTTCCGGGCCCGCCCCCGCGAGCTGCCCGGCCACGCGGCCGATCTCGCCCACGCCCGGCAGGAAGCAGAGCACGTCCCCCTCACGTTCCTCGAGCGCCCTGCGCACCACGGAAGCCACATGCGTCAGCAGCGCGGGATCGACCCGCATCCCGTGCGGCGGCCGAACCGGACGGGCAGGAGGGGCCCAGACGGTCTCGACCGGATGCGCGATGCCCTCGGCCCGCACCACCGGCGCGTCGCCGAGGAGCCGCGCCCACCCTTCCGCGTCCGTCGTCGCGGAGGCGGCCAAGAGCCGCAGCTCCGGACGCAGGGTGGCGCGTACATCCAGCAGGAAGGCGGCGACGGTGTCGGCGTCGAGATGCCGCTCGTGGCACTCGTCGAGCATCACCGCGTCCACACCGGCCAGCTCCTGGTCGCGCTGCAACCGCTGGAGCAGCACGCCGGTGGTGACAACCTCCACGACGGTCTCCGGACCGACCACGCGCTCGCCGCGGACGGTGAAGCCCACCCGGCCGCCCACCTTCTCGCCGAGGAGCCAGGCCATCCGCCGCGCCGCCGCGCGGGCCGCTATCCGGCGTGGTTCGGCGACCACGACCCTGGCGCCGGTCTCGGCGAGGACCAACGGCACCAGCGTGGTCTTGCCGGTGCCCGGCGGAGCGCACAGCACGGCCGTGCCGTGCTCGTCGAGCGCGCCGAGCAGCTCGTCGACGGCATGGCGGACGGGAAGGCGGTCGATTGCGTCGTTTCGGATCACGGGCTCAGTCTCGTACGTCCCGGCGAACCGCGGACGCGGCTGTCCACAGCCCCGGTGGGCCTGTACGACAATCCGGCGCGGTGTGGTCGTTCCGCGATGACCAGCCTCCCGCGCCGGACGGTCTTGGCGACGCGGTCCGTCGCATGCGCCGCGGTCCTTCGTGTCGGCTCCGCGGTCAGTCCCGCTCGCAGACGAAGATCGCCGTCCCCGGGATCAGGTTGCCGCGCAGCGGGGACCAGCCGCCCCACTCCTGGCTGTTCCCGGCGGGCCACTCGGGCTCGACCAGGTCGACCAGCCGGAAGCCGCCGGCCACCACGTCCCGCACGCGGTCACCGAGCGTCCTGTGGTGCTCCACGTAGACCGCTCGGCCCTCCTCGTCCTGCTCCACGTAAGGCGTGCGGTCGAAGTACGACGCGGCCACAGACAGGCCTTCCGGCCCCGGCTCGTCCGGGAACGCCCAGCGGATCGGGTGGGTCACGGAGAAGACCCAACGCCCGCCGGGCCGCAGCACCCGCCTGACCTCCCGGAACACCCGTACCGGGTCGGCGACGAACGGAACCGCGCCGTAGGCGGAGCACGCCAGGTCGAAGGCGCCGTCCCGGAACGGCAGCACGCCCGCGTCCGCCTCGACCAGCGGCACCTCTCCGCCGATGCGCAGCGCGTGCTGCAACTGGCGGTGGGAGAGGTCGAGCGCCACCGGCCTGGCGCCCTGCGCGGCGAGCCAGCGTGAGCACTGGGCAGCGCCGGCGCCGATCTCCAGGACGTCCAGTCCCGTCAGTGAACCCGCCGGGCCGAGCAGCGCCGCATCCGCCTCGTCGAGTCCTTCAGGTCCCCATACGAACCGGTCGTCGCCCAGGAACGCGCCGTGTTCACTCTGGTACTCGTCGGCGTTCCGGTCCCACCAGCCGCGGCTCGCCCGGCTGCTCTCCGCATCCCCGGTGCTACGGCGGGTCGCTTCCGGTTCAAAATCTTGGCTCATCGTCACCGTCGTTGTAGTTTGCGTCCAGCGCGCCGAGAACCGGGCTTCGAAAGACGCCATCGTGGCCTCGGCGGACAAGAGTTGTGCCGGAATTGTGGTCTTCCACCCCCGGTGTGCGCCTTCGCGCATTGACCGTGTCCGGCTGCCCCCGTATGCTACAAGTTGCGCTGCGAGCCTGCGCGCCTCAGACCGAGCAGGCCGCGCTCGCATCTGTATGTATCCCTCGGTTCACGAGGCGCCTCCAGAGATCTTCGGATCGCTCGGGCGGCGCTTCGAAGGCTGTCCGGTTATGCAGCTGCGACACCGGCTCTCGGCGTAGCAGTACCTACGACTTCAATGTCCGTACCGGAGCCCTTTCCCACATGACGAGCAGCACCGAGACCACCGCCACCACCCCGCAGGTTGCGGTCAACGACATCGGTAACGAGGAAGCCTTCCTCGCCGCGATCGACGAGACGATCAAGTACTTCAACGACGGCGACATCGTCGACGGCGTCATCGTGAAGGTCGACCGGGACGAGGTCCTGCTCGACATCGGTTACAAGACCGAAGGTGTCATCCCGAGCCGTGAGCTCTCGATCAAGCACGACGTCGACCCGAACGAGGTCGTCAAGGTCGGCGACGAGATCGAGGCCCTTGTCCTTCAGAAGGAGGACAAGGAAGGCCGCCTGATCCTCTCGAAGAAGCGCGCCCAGTACGAGCGTGCCTGGGGCACCATCGAGAAGATCAAGGAAGAGGACGGCATCGTCACCGGCACCGTCATCGAGGTTGTCAAGGGTGGTCTCATCCTCGACATCGGCCTCCGTGGCTTCCTGCCGGCCTCCCTCGTCGAGATGCGCCGTGTCCGCGACCTCCAGCCCTACGTGGGCAAGGAGCTCGAGGCGAAGATCATCGAGCTGGACAAGAACCGCAACAACGTGGTCCTGTCCCGCCGCGCCTGGCTCGAGCAGACCCAGTCCGAGGTTCGCCAGACGTTCCTCACCACCCTGCAGAAGGGCCAGGTCCGCTCCGGCGTCGTCTCCTCGATCGTCAACTTCGGTGCGTTCGTGGACCTGGGCGGCGTCGACGGTCTCGTCCACGTCTCCGAGCTGTCCTGGAAGCACATCGACCACCCGTCCGAGGTTGTCGAGGTCGGCCAGGAAGTCACCGTCGAGGTTCTCGACGTCGACATGGACCGCGAGCGTGTCTCCCTGTCGCTGAAGGCGACGCAGGAGGACCCGTGGCAGCAGTTCGCCCGGACCCACCAGATCGGTCAGGTCGTCCCGGGTAAGGTCACCAAGCTCGTTCCGTTCGGTGCGTTCGTCCGCGTCGACGAGGGCATCGAGGGTCTGGTCCACATCTCCGAGCTGGCCGAGCGCCACGTGGAGATCCCGGAGCAGGTCGTCCAGGTCAACGACGAGATCTTCGTCAAGGTCATCGACATCGACCTCGAGCGCCGCCGCATCAGCCTCTCGCTGAAGCAGGCCAACGAGTCCTTCGGTGCCGACCCGGCCTCGGTCGAGTTCGACCCGACCCTGTACGGCATGGCCGCGTCGTACGACGACCAGGGCAACTACATCTACCCCGAGGGCTTCGACCCGGAGACCAACGACTGGCTGCCGGGCTTCGAGTCCCAGCGCGAGGCGTGGGAGACGCAGTACGCCGAGGCGCAGCAGCGCTTCGAGCAGCACCAGGCCCAGGTCATCAAGTCCCGCGAGGCCGACGAGGCCGCCGCTGCCGAGGGTGGCACCGCTGCCCCGGCCGGCGCCCCCGCGGGTGCCTCCGGCGGTTCGTACTCCTCGGAGTCGGACGACAACTCCGGCGCCCTGGCGTCGGACGAGGCGCTTGCCGCCCTGCGCGAGAAGCTGGCCGGCGGCCAGAGCTGACGCTCTGCCCGGACAGCTGACCAGCTGATGTGAGGCCCGCTCCCCTTCGGGGGAGCGGGCCTCACCGCTGTTCCGGTCGGACCACCACGTGTGTCATGGCGGCTATGGTGTGACCGCGATGTTGGTCAGACCCTTGCCTCCGGTCACGGTGTTGCTCGCGTAGACGGTCGTGCGGCAGCTCGAACTCTGGTTGGTGACGCTGACGGCGAGCTGCTTGGCGCCGGTCGCGCCGCGCAGATCCGAGTTGTTGCCGCGGAACACGGTGCCGCAGCCCCAGCCGCTCTGCTGGGTGTGGGTCTCGTAGCCGTTGTTCGTGGTGTTCCTGCCGGTGTTGTTCTCCACGAGGACGTTGTTGCCCTTCACGTCGACCCAGGAGTCGTCGTAGTTCGCACCGGTCAGGCCGCGGCCGTCGAAGGTGTTTCCGATGATCTTCGCGCCGGTCGTGCCCTCCTTGATGTCGACGGCCTCGCCGCCGACGTCCGGGCCGATGGTGTTGTCGAGGATCTGCACGTTGTCGCTCCGGTCGGAGGTGCCGCCGGCCGAACCGACGTACACGCCCTCGCCCATCCCCCTGCCGTCGTTCCCGGTGTCGTGGATGCGCGAGTTCTTGATGACGCCGTCGCGGCTGGAGTTGCGGAAGTGGACGCCTTCCATGTCGAGGCCGTGAACGGTGACCGAGTCGATGACGACACCGTCCGCGGTGTCCGTCATGATGCCCTTCTGCCCGCCGGTGACCGTGATTCCCCTGACGGTCCAGTAGGAGGCGCCGTTGAGGTGGAGCCCGTAGCCGCCGCCTGCCTTGAGCACGGCTCGAGACGAGCCTGTCAGCATGATACGGGAGCTCGACGTGCCGTCCACGCTGGTCTTGAAGTTGCCGGTGTACGTGCCGTCGGCGAGCTGGATCGTGTCGCCGGGGCGGGCCGCAGTGAGGGCGGCCTTCAGTTCGGTGGCGGTGTCCACGTCGATGACCGATGCGGCATCCGCCGGGGTGGCCAGCAGGGACAGCCCGCCGGCCGCGAGCAGGGAGGCGAGCAAGGAGGGGAGCGGTTTTCTGATGCGCATGGGGGAGTACCTTCCCGTCGGTCCGAGTGGGGACAGTCCTTGTACGGTTCTCGTACATGAACATCGGGTGGGATTCTGAACGCGCGCGTTGACCCGTGACGGTAGGGACGGGGCAATGGGGTGTCAAGGTCCGTACCAGACCTCACTCCTTGGGCGGGCATCCGAACTGCCCGGCGGCAGCGGGACGTTCGGGACCGGCGGCCCGGGCAGGCGCCGTGGCAGGGGGGAACCGGGAATGCAGATGTGCCGGCGCGCGTTCTTGTCTTCGAACACGAGGAGGAGCGGTAATCGTGCTTGATCCGCAGGGTTTGTACGAGTGGGAGCCGAAGGGTCTCGCGGTCGTCGACATGGCGCTCGCGCAGGAGTCGGCCGGCCTGGTCATGCTGTACCACTTCGACGGCTACATCGACGCGGGGGAGACCGGCGAGCAGATCGTCGACAACCTGCTGGAGACGCTTCCTCACCAAGTGGTGGCGCGGTTCGACCACGACAGGCTCGTGGACTACCGGGCACGGCGCCCGCTGCTGACCTTCCGCCGCGACCGCTGGTCCGGCTACGACACGCCCTCCCTCGAGCTCAGGCTCGTCCAGGACGCCACCGGTGCACCGTTCCTGCTGCTCTCCGGCCCCGAGCCGGACGTCGAGTGGGAGCGCTTCGCGGCCGCGGTCGGCCAGATCATCGAGCGGCTCGGGGTGCGTCTCGCGGTCAACTTCCACGGCATCCCGATGGGCGTCCCGCACACCCGCCCCGTGGGCATCACCCCTCACGGCAACCGCACCGACCTCATGCCCGGGCATCGCAGCCCCTTCGACGAGGCGCAGGTACCCGGCAGCGCGGAGGCGCTCGTGGAGTACCGCCTCATGCAGGCAGGTCACGACGTACTCGGCGTGGCCGCCCATGTGCCGCACTACGTGGCTCGCTCCTCGTACCCGGACGCGGCCCTGACCGTGCTGGAGGCGATCACGGCCGCCACGGGGCTGGTGCTGCCCGGAATCGCGCACGCGTTGCGGACCGAGGCTCACCGCACCCAGACGGAGATCGAGCGGCAGATCGGGGAGGGCGACGAAGAGCTCATCGCCCTTGTGCAGGGTCTTGAGCACCAGTACGACGCGATGGCGGGTGCCGAGACTCGCGGCAGCCTTGTCGCGGAGGCCGTGGAACTGCCGTCGGCGGACGAGATCGGCCGGGAGTTCGAGCGCTTCCTCGCGGAGCGTGAGGGCGACGCCTAGCCGGTCCGTTCGGGACGGCCGCCGAACTGCGGCAGCCCACCGAGGCAGCGCCTGGGGGTCCCGGCCGGGCCGAAGCCGCGACGAGGCGCTCGCGTAGGCTGCGGCGCATGCTGACAGTGGGTCTGACCGGTGGCATCGGCGCCGGCAAGAGCGAAGTGTCCCGGCTGCTGGCCTCCTACGGGGCGGTCGTGGTCGATGCCGACAAGATCGCACGTGAGGTCGTCGAGCCCGGGACCCCCGGGCTCGCCGCCGTCGTGGACGCCTTCGGCCCGGAGGTACTGACCGCCGACGGCAGCCTTGACCGTCCCAAGCTCGGCTCGATCGTCTTCGCCGACGCCGAGCGTCTTGCCACCCTGAACGGCATCGTGCACCCCTTGGTCGGCGCCCGCTCCCGCGAACTGGAGCAGGCGGCGGGTTCGGACGACGTGGTCGTCCACGACGTGCCACTGCTCACGGAGAACAAGCTCCGGTCCCTGTACGACCTGGTCGTCGTGGTGGACGCGTCGCAGAAGACGCAGCTGGACCGGCTCGTACGGTTGCGCGGGATGACGGAGGGCGAGGCGCGCTCGAGGATGGCGGCGCAGGCCACGCGTGAGGAGCGGCTGGCCATCGCCGATCTTGTCATCGACAACGACGGGCCGTTGGAGGAACTGGAGCCTCAGGTACGCGAGGTGTGGCAGGAGCTGACCCGACGCGCGGCTTCGGGTCAGGCGCAGAGCTGACCGCCCCACGACGCGCGGGCGGCCGGAATAGCGCCGAACCCCCCTGTGTTGGAACGGATCCGTCAGGGAAGGATGCGAGCGTGTCGAACAGCAACCCGGAAACGCACGTCATCGACTTTCGCGCTGCCGAGCAGCTGCTGGCCGCGCGGGACCCGCGCGGGGCCGTCAAGCTGCTCGATTCGGTGATCGCGGCTCACCCCGAGAACACGGCGGCCCGTCTGCTGCGCGCACGAGCGTTCTTCCTGTCGGCCCAATTGCGTCCGGCGGAGCTCGAATTCGAGCTCGTTCTCGAGCGTGAGCCGGACAACGCGTTCGCCCACTTCGCGCTCGCGCGGACCTTCGAGCGGGCGGGCAAGCCCGAGCAGGCCAAGCGGCACTTCCGGCTGGCGGCGGCCCTGGACCCGAACCCGGAGTATCTGAAGGCCGCCCGGTTCGACACCGAGTGACATCCGCAAGCAGCGGAGAGGCGGGGATCCCGGCCGCTCAGCCCCGATCGGGGTCGTACGGTGGGACGTCACGGCCCGGCTGGTAGTGAGGGCCCTGCCGGATGTGCCGCACGACCAGGATCAGGTCGACGGCCACGACGACGCAGAGCACCCCGCAGGCGATGGCCCAGCCGGCCCGGCCCACCAGCGCGAAGGCGATCGTGCCGCCGGCCGTCCAGAGGAGACCCCACACGCCGAGCCAGAAACGCATCCGCAGAGGACTGCGCGCGGTGACGGGTTCACTCCCAGTACGCATCGGCATCACATCTCCCTCTTCCCCAGGATGCACCTGCCGTCATGCATGACCGTTCCTCGCCGACACCCGTTCTTCTCTGTCAGCGGCGATGACTTTTCGTGCCCATGGCGGTCTGACTGTGTGAAAGCGCTACGGAGACCCGAAGCGCCGACGCGTCCCTATCGCCTCTCGCTCGAGGAGCCAGTCATGTCCGCCAGCACCCCCACCACGCCCGCCTCCTCCCTCGCGTCCGCTTCCGCCGGAACCGTGGCCGCCGCAGGGCCGGGGCGGCGCACCCACCTTGCCGTACGCACGCTGCAGATGGTGCTCGCACTGTTCTTCGCGATCGCGAGCGCCGCCCCCAAGCTCGTGGGGCACTCGTCCGCGGCGGAGGGGTTCGACAGAATCGGCTACGGCGACTGGTACATGTACCTGGTGGGCGGTCTGGAAATGGCCGGCGCGGTGGCTCTGGTGATCCCGATCCTGTCGGGGATCTCGGCCCTTGCCCTGATGGGACTGATGATCGGCGCGTTCGTGACACAGCTGACCGTGTTCGACGGGGAGAACGCCCTCACTCCGGTCGTCTTCTTCGTGCTGCTCGCCGTCGTCGCGGTTGTCCGCCGCCGCCACAACGCCGAACTCGTCGCCTTTGTGCGCGATCGCGTCTGAGCGTGGCACCGGCCGGATGCGGCCACGCCGGGCGCCCCACCGCGGGACACCGGCGTGGCTGCGCGCGGCCGGTGCGGATGTGTGCGAGGGGTGGATATCGCCCCATAGGGCATAACGGTCATACCGTGGTATTCCATGACCGCCCCGGACGACGAGGGGGTGCCCCGATGATCGAGGAGCTGGCGGTGGCCGGCGTGGCAGTGGCGACGGGGCTCGTGGCCTATGCGATGGCCGCAGCGCGCATCGTCAAGCAGTACGAGCGCGGTGTGGTCTTCCGTCTGGGACGTCTGCACGGCGACGTGAGACGCCCGGGATTCACCATGATCGTTCCGGCCGTCGACCGGATACGCAAGGTCAACATGCAGATAGTGACCATGCCCGTACCGGCCCAGGAAG
Coding sequences within it:
- the rpsA gene encoding 30S ribosomal protein S1 encodes the protein MTSSTETTATTPQVAVNDIGNEEAFLAAIDETIKYFNDGDIVDGVIVKVDRDEVLLDIGYKTEGVIPSRELSIKHDVDPNEVVKVGDEIEALVLQKEDKEGRLILSKKRAQYERAWGTIEKIKEEDGIVTGTVIEVVKGGLILDIGLRGFLPASLVEMRRVRDLQPYVGKELEAKIIELDKNRNNVVLSRRAWLEQTQSEVRQTFLTTLQKGQVRSGVVSSIVNFGAFVDLGGVDGLVHVSELSWKHIDHPSEVVEVGQEVTVEVLDVDMDRERVSLSLKATQEDPWQQFARTHQIGQVVPGKVTKLVPFGAFVRVDEGIEGLVHISELAERHVEIPEQVVQVNDEIFVKVIDIDLERRRISLSLKQANESFGADPASVEFDPTLYGMAASYDDQGNYIYPEGFDPETNDWLPGFESQREAWETQYAEAQQRFEQHQAQVIKSREADEAAAAEGGTAAPAGAPAGASGGSYSSESDDNSGALASDEALAALREKLAGGQS
- a CDS encoding right-handed parallel beta-helix repeat-containing protein; this translates as MRIRKPLPSLLASLLAAGGLSLLATPADAASVIDVDTATELKAALTAARPGDTIQLADGTYTGNFKTSVDGTSSSRIMLTGSSRAVLKAGGGYGLHLNGASYWTVRGITVTGGQKGIMTDTADGVVIDSVTVHGLDMEGVHFRNSSRDGVIKNSRIHDTGNDGRGMGEGVYVGSAGGTSDRSDNVQILDNTIGPDVGGEAVDIKEGTTGAKIIGNTFDGRGLTGANYDDSWVDVKGNNVLVENNTGRNTTNNGYETHTQQSGWGCGTVFRGNNSDLRGATGAKQLAVSVTNQSSSCRTTVYASNTVTGGKGLTNIAVTP
- a CDS encoding PAC2 family protein; this encodes MLDPQGLYEWEPKGLAVVDMALAQESAGLVMLYHFDGYIDAGETGEQIVDNLLETLPHQVVARFDHDRLVDYRARRPLLTFRRDRWSGYDTPSLELRLVQDATGAPFLLLSGPEPDVEWERFAAAVGQIIERLGVRLAVNFHGIPMGVPHTRPVGITPHGNRTDLMPGHRSPFDEAQVPGSAEALVEYRLMQAGHDVLGVAAHVPHYVARSSYPDAALTVLEAITAATGLVLPGIAHALRTEAHRTQTEIERQIGEGDEELIALVQGLEHQYDAMAGAETRGSLVAEAVELPSADEIGREFERFLAEREGDA
- the coaE gene encoding dephospho-CoA kinase — translated: MLTVGLTGGIGAGKSEVSRLLASYGAVVVDADKIAREVVEPGTPGLAAVVDAFGPEVLTADGSLDRPKLGSIVFADAERLATLNGIVHPLVGARSRELEQAAGSDDVVVHDVPLLTENKLRSLYDLVVVVDASQKTQLDRLVRLRGMTEGEARSRMAAQATREERLAIADLVIDNDGPLEELEPQVREVWQELTRRAASGQAQS
- a CDS encoding tetratricopeptide repeat protein translates to MSNSNPETHVIDFRAAEQLLAARDPRGAVKLLDSVIAAHPENTAARLLRARAFFLSAQLRPAELEFELVLEREPDNAFAHFALARTFERAGKPEQAKRHFRLAAALDPNPEYLKAARFDTE
- a CDS encoding DUF6343 family protein, with the protein product MRTGSEPVTARSPLRMRFWLGVWGLLWTAGGTIAFALVGRAGWAIACGVLCVVVAVDLILVVRHIRQGPHYQPGRDVPPYDPDRG
- a CDS encoding DoxX family protein — translated: MSASTPTTPASSLASASAGTVAAAGPGRRTHLAVRTLQMVLALFFAIASAAPKLVGHSSAAEGFDRIGYGDWYMYLVGGLEMAGAVALVIPILSGISALALMGLMIGAFVTQLTVFDGENALTPVVFFVLLAVVAVVRRRHNAELVAFVRDRV